A section of the Methanocaldococcus sp. FS406-22 genome encodes:
- a CDS encoding Era-like GTP-binding protein, translated as MEDKEFKIAIIGPENAGKSSIMNALFGKYVSLVSEVGGTTKMPIKRYWGKLKIGRIKEEPEFVNLVFVDLGGLYTTTDKQSPIMTPKVLEKTFEEINDSDMIIHVIDGSVGLLRSFERLHHLLKFRYQKPIIVVINKCDLLNDSNKENLKNYVERRIKNKPIFVSAKTFEGIPELLDIIIKYLKR; from the coding sequence ATGGAAGACAAAGAGTTTAAAATAGCCATTATCGGCCCCGAAAATGCTGGTAAATCTTCAATAATGAATGCATTGTTTGGAAAGTATGTTTCATTGGTTTCTGAAGTTGGTGGAACTACAAAAATGCCAATAAAAAGATACTGGGGGAAATTAAAGATTGGAAGAATCAAGGAAGAGCCAGAATTTGTAAATTTGGTGTTTGTTGATTTGGGAGGTTTATATACAACGACAGACAAACAATCACCAATTATGACACCAAAAGTTTTAGAAAAGACATTTGAAGAAATTAACGATTCAGATATGATTATACATGTAATTGATGGTAGTGTTGGATTATTAAGAAGCTTTGAGAGACTCCACCACTTATTAAAGTTCAGATACCAAAAACCTATTATAGTAGTAATCAATAAATGTGATTTATTAAATGATAGTAATAAAGAAAATTTAAAGAACTACGTTGAAAGAAGAATAAAAAATAAGCCCATATTTGTATCAGCAAAAACTTTTGAAGGAATCCCGGAGTTATTGGACATCATTATTAAGTATTTAAAAAGGTGA
- the pheT gene encoding phenylalanine--tRNA ligase subunit beta — MPTINVKKADLERLVNMPLDDEFIEEKFPMMGVEVEGIFEEDGEKIIQFSINPNRPDYLSAEGLARGFRGIIGIETGLKKYDIESSDIKLYVENVETRPYIAMALVKGVIVDDYVLESIINLQEKLHWVMGRDRKKVAIGIHDADKVKPPFYYKEVSGDEIKFVPLNSDEEMTPREILEKHEKGIKYAHLIKDDKFPIILDSENNVLSMPPIINGELTRVTTETRNLLIDVTGTDKYAVEKTLNIIVTALAERKYGKIHAVEVIKNGESVVYPNLKEDVLETTPEYINKVLGTNLTPGSIINYLRRCRLDAQFMDNKIKVYIPAYRVDVFGEIDIAEEVAIAYGYNKFSGEYPIIGTIGELNQLEKKCDFIREIMVGFGFYEVINLMLSNDEVLFKKMRIEDNNYIEVLKPASIEHRIVRKSILPLLMETLRINKHKELPQKIFEIGDCVVIDENSETRAKTIKKIAGVIVDNETNFNEIKSYVEGLLRELKIEYELDNFEHPSFIKGRCAKIIKDGKIIGYFGEIHPEVITNFELEFPVVGFELEIDGQ; from the coding sequence ATGCCAACAATAAATGTAAAAAAAGCTGATTTAGAGAGATTAGTTAATATGCCATTAGATGACGAATTTATTGAAGAAAAATTCCCTATGATGGGTGTTGAGGTTGAAGGAATCTTTGAAGAAGATGGAGAAAAAATTATTCAGTTCTCAATAAACCCAAATAGGCCAGATTATTTAAGTGCTGAAGGTTTAGCAAGAGGTTTTAGAGGAATTATTGGGATAGAAACAGGATTAAAAAAATATGACATTGAGAGTTCAGACATAAAACTATATGTTGAAAATGTTGAAACAAGGCCTTATATAGCTATGGCTTTAGTTAAGGGTGTTATTGTTGATGATTATGTTTTAGAGAGCATTATTAACCTTCAAGAGAAATTACACTGGGTTATGGGGAGAGATAGGAAAAAAGTGGCAATAGGAATTCACGATGCAGATAAAGTTAAGCCCCCATTCTACTACAAAGAAGTTAGTGGGGATGAGATTAAGTTTGTTCCATTAAACTCAGATGAGGAAATGACACCAAGAGAGATTTTAGAAAAACATGAAAAAGGAATAAAATATGCCCATTTAATTAAAGATGATAAGTTTCCAATTATTTTAGATAGTGAAAATAATGTTTTATCAATGCCACCAATAATTAACGGAGAATTAACAAGAGTTACAACTGAAACAAGGAATTTGTTGATTGATGTTACTGGAACTGATAAATATGCAGTAGAAAAAACTCTAAATATTATTGTTACCGCATTAGCAGAGAGAAAATATGGAAAAATACATGCCGTTGAAGTAATTAAAAATGGAGAGAGTGTAGTTTATCCAAATTTAAAGGAGGATGTCTTAGAAACTACTCCTGAATACATAAACAAAGTTTTAGGAACAAACTTAACCCCTGGGTCTATAATAAATTACTTAAGAAGATGTAGATTGGATGCCCAATTTATGGATAACAAAATAAAGGTTTATATCCCAGCCTATAGGGTAGATGTCTTTGGAGAGATTGACATTGCTGAAGAAGTAGCTATCGCTTACGGTTATAATAAATTCTCTGGAGAATACCCAATTATTGGAACTATTGGGGAACTCAACCAATTAGAAAAGAAGTGTGATTTTATAAGAGAAATTATGGTTGGATTTGGATTCTACGAGGTTATAAACTTAATGCTCTCAAATGATGAGGTTTTATTTAAAAAGATGAGAATTGAAGACAACAACTATATAGAAGTTTTGAAACCAGCATCAATTGAGCATAGAATAGTTAGAAAAAGCATTCTACCATTATTAATGGAAACTTTGAGGATAAATAAACATAAAGAGTTGCCACAAAAAATATTTGAGATTGGAGATTGTGTTGTTATTGATGAAAATTCTGAGACAAGAGCAAAGACAATCAAAAAAATAGCTGGAGTTATTGTAGATAATGAAACAAACTTTAATGAGATAAAGAGCTACGTTGAGGGATTGTTAAGAGAACTTAAAATTGAGTATGAGCTTGATAATTTTGAACATCCATCATTCATTAAAGGAAGATGTGCTAAAATAATAAAAGATGGCAAAATTATTGGCTACTTTGGAGAGATTCATCCAGAGGTTATTACCAACTTTGAGTTAGAGTTTCCAGTTGTTGGGTTTGAGTTAGAGATTGATGGACAATAA
- a CDS encoding DUF2226 domain-containing protein yields the protein MKKIEIILPQNKILYCLNILKRYAIIDEYVLSDIKEKSNKKIVIEYRGQIYETEVLEEFTKIEAIVDEEKLNDAIQDLLEVLKSENGCEKIIVCDVLDTIPRVQKKKIKKTNTVELNTIESGTLSRDELLKQLGIKEPDEEFIENLIKETFDYGEDTLLTEDEIKDIELSIENELDKNVLSILKDQDLIEDYALKIKIGRYNNRYICKCDIIIIQKKSLGIIKKPIKTEPIKNRIMEILNSKPYNMEYEINIKLY from the coding sequence ATGAAAAAAATAGAGATAATTCTCCCCCAAAACAAAATTTTGTACTGTTTAAATATTTTGAAAAGATATGCCATTATAGACGAGTATGTTCTTTCAGATATAAAAGAAAAAAGTAATAAAAAAATTGTCATTGAATATAGGGGGCAAATATATGAGACAGAGGTGTTAGAAGAATTTACAAAAATTGAAGCTATTGTAGATGAAGAGAAATTAAATGATGCCATACAAGATTTACTTGAAGTGTTAAAATCAGAAAATGGATGTGAAAAAATAATTGTTTGTGATGTATTGGATACGATTCCAAGAGTCCAAAAAAAGAAAATTAAAAAAACAAACACTGTGGAATTAAACACCATTGAGAGTGGAACACTGTCAAGGGATGAACTTTTAAAACAACTGGGAATTAAAGAACCAGATGAGGAATTTATAGAAAATCTAATAAAAGAGACTTTTGACTATGGCGAAGATACATTATTAACAGAAGATGAAATAAAGGATATAGAGCTTTCAATTGAAAATGAATTGGATAAAAATGTATTGTCAATTTTAAAAGACCAAGATTTAATTGAAGATTACGCTTTAAAAATTAAAATTGGACGATATAATAATAGATATATTTGCAAGTGCGATATAATAATAATACAGAAAAAATCTTTGGGAATTATTAAAAAACCTATAAAAACTGAGCCTATAAAAAATAGAATAATGGAAATTTTAAACTCTAAGCCATACAATATGGAATATGAAATTAACATTAAACTATACTAA
- a CDS encoding bifunctional NADP phosphatase/NAD kinase yields the protein MEGFKIAMKVVEEIGKKIKPLIGWEKADEVVKIGADGTPTKRIDVIAENMAINILEKFNGGILISEEIGLKVVGNDLDYIFVLDPIDGTYNALKSIPIYSTSIAVAKIKGEDKKLIRENINNVDWIKSFISNNYTINDLYVGIVKNLATEDLYYAIKGEGSFLEKDGEKIRIEAKDTKDLKEASVGLFVYGLSNDLLEFLKGRKVRRIRLFGSMALEMCYVVSGALDAYINVNENSRLCDIAGAYVICREGNVIITNKNGKPLNMKLHLMERTSLIVSNKYLHKKLIALFGNKWAIKPAKFGIVVREDKEEAINLAIEICKYLKDRNIPYCVEDFLRERVGGDRFDISTISHIIAIGGDGTILRASRLVNGETIPIIAVNMGKVGFLAEFYKEEIFEVIDKVIKGEYEIEKRSKLSCKIIKDNRVIKTPSALNEMVVITKNPAKILEFDVYVNDTFVENVRADGIIISTPTGSTAYSLSAGGPIVEPNVDCFIISPICPFKLSSRPLVVSGSNKIKLKLKLEKPALLVIDGSVEYEINKDDELIFEKSDSYAYFVKGQSFYDKLNRCFGIM from the coding sequence ATGGAAGGCTTTAAAATTGCGATGAAGGTAGTTGAGGAGATTGGTAAAAAGATAAAACCCTTAATTGGCTGGGAAAAGGCAGATGAAGTGGTTAAGATAGGGGCAGATGGAACACCAACAAAAAGAATAGATGTAATTGCTGAAAATATGGCAATAAATATTTTAGAGAAGTTTAATGGAGGAATTTTAATAAGTGAAGAAATTGGATTGAAAGTTGTGGGTAATGATTTAGATTACATCTTTGTCTTAGACCCAATAGATGGAACATACAACGCTTTAAAATCTATCCCCATATATTCAACTTCAATAGCAGTAGCAAAAATTAAAGGAGAGGATAAAAAGTTAATTAGAGAAAATATTAACAATGTTGATTGGATTAAAAGTTTTATATCCAATAACTATACAATAAATGACTTATATGTAGGAATTGTGAAGAACTTGGCCACCGAAGATTTATATTATGCTATTAAAGGGGAGGGAAGTTTCTTAGAAAAAGATGGAGAAAAAATTAGAATAGAGGCAAAAGATACAAAAGATTTAAAAGAAGCATCTGTTGGATTGTTTGTTTATGGACTGTCTAATGATTTATTGGAATTTTTAAAAGGGAGAAAGGTTAGGAGGATTAGGCTATTTGGCTCTATGGCTTTGGAGATGTGTTATGTTGTTAGTGGGGCGTTGGATGCTTATATAAATGTAAATGAAAATTCTCGACTCTGCGATATAGCTGGGGCTTATGTTATCTGCAGAGAGGGAAATGTTATAATAACAAACAAAAATGGGAAGCCATTAAATATGAAATTACATTTAATGGAGAGAACATCTTTAATCGTTAGCAACAAATATTTGCATAAAAAGCTTATAGCCCTATTTGGTAATAAGTGGGCTATAAAACCAGCGAAATTTGGAATAGTTGTTAGGGAGGATAAAGAAGAGGCAATTAACTTAGCTATAGAGATTTGTAAATATCTAAAAGATAGAAATATCCCATATTGTGTTGAGGACTTTTTAAGGGAGAGAGTTGGAGGAGATAGGTTTGATATATCAACAATTTCTCATATCATAGCCATTGGTGGAGATGGAACAATACTTAGGGCTTCGAGATTGGTTAATGGAGAGACCATACCAATAATAGCAGTAAATATGGGAAAAGTTGGGTTTTTAGCTGAGTTTTATAAAGAAGAGATTTTTGAAGTAATTGATAAAGTTATTAAAGGAGAGTACGAGATAGAAAAAAGAAGCAAACTGTCGTGTAAAATAATAAAAGACAATAGAGTTATAAAAACGCCCTCTGCCTTAAATGAGATGGTGGTTATTACAAAAAACCCTGCAAAAATTTTAGAATTTGATGTATATGTTAATGATACGTTTGTTGAAAATGTTAGGGCGGATGGGATAATTATCTCAACACCAACTGGTTCAACAGCCTATTCTTTAAGTGCTGGAGGCCCTATAGTTGAGCCAAACGTTGATTGCTTTATAATATCTCCAATATGTCCATTTAAGTTATCTTCAAGGCCTTTAGTAGTTTCTGGTTCAAATAAGATTAAACTAAAGCTTAAATTAGAAAAACCAGCTTTATTAGTGATTGATGGAAGTGTTGAATATGAAATAAATAAAGATGATGAGCTAATCTTTGAAAAATCTGATAGTTACGCTTATTTTGTAAAGGGGCAGAGTTTTTATGATAAGTTGAATAGATGCTTTGGTATAATGTGA
- a CDS encoding indole-3-glycerol-phosphate synthase has protein sequence MKVLDEIVKNRKKLIEIEKRKDIIKNLRSLIDELNIDVEKKKKLKLSKAIKKAKEIKNPIITEIKPSSPSKGNIREMNLEDVKNIAKEMVEGGATALSILTEPKYFNGSYHNLIVAREVNIPILMKDFIVDFYQIDIASEIGANAVLLIVSALKEDVGEFLDYAKENNLECLVETHDKDEIEIALDAGAKIIGINNRDLKTLKIDLSTTERLAPLIPKSKLKVGESGIYTKEQLNYILKFTDAALIGSSIMESENIKEKVMELVER, from the coding sequence ATGAAAGTCTTAGATGAAATCGTCAAAAATAGAAAAAAATTGATTGAGATAGAAAAGAGGAAAGACATAATCAAAAACTTAAGGAGTCTTATTGATGAATTAAATATAGATGTAGAAAAAAAGAAAAAATTAAAGTTATCAAAAGCGATAAAAAAAGCCAAAGAAATAAAAAATCCAATAATCACTGAAATTAAACCATCATCTCCATCAAAAGGAAACATTAGAGAAATGAATCTTGAAGATGTAAAAAATATTGCCAAAGAAATGGTAGAAGGTGGAGCAACTGCTTTATCTATCTTAACAGAACCGAAATATTTCAATGGGAGTTATCATAATTTAATTGTTGCGAGAGAAGTAAATATTCCCATATTAATGAAAGATTTTATTGTTGATTTTTATCAAATCGATATAGCCAGTGAGATTGGAGCTAATGCAGTTTTATTAATTGTTTCAGCATTAAAAGAAGATGTTGGGGAGTTTTTAGATTACGCTAAAGAAAATAATTTGGAATGTTTAGTTGAGACACATGACAAGGATGAGATAGAGATAGCCTTAGATGCTGGAGCTAAGATTATTGGCATAAACAATAGAGATTTAAAAACATTAAAGATTGATTTATCAACAACTGAGAGATTAGCTCCATTAATCCCTAAATCTAAACTAAAAGTTGGAGAAAGTGGAATATATACAAAAGAGCAGTTAAATTATATTTTAAAATTTACTGACGCTGCTTTAATTGGTTCTTCAATAATGGAAAGTGAAAATATAAAAGAAAAAGTTATGGAATTGGTTGAAAGGTGA
- a CDS encoding HemK2/MTQ2 family protein methyltransferase encodes MIIEIEGIKLKLHPEVYEPAEDSILLLKNLVNVKNKEVLEIGIGTGLISIACAKKGAKKVVGVDINPYAVKLAKENAKLNNVDVLFFESDLFENVNGKFDIILFNPPYLPTSEDDKINSYLNYAFDGGKDGREILDRFIYNLPNYLKKGGVAQILQSSLTGEKETINKLKSLGFKVEISARLKVPFEELIVINAWRL; translated from the coding sequence ATGATAATAGAAATTGAAGGGATTAAACTAAAACTACACCCAGAAGTTTATGAACCAGCTGAAGACTCTATCTTATTGCTAAAAAATCTCGTCAATGTTAAAAATAAAGAGGTTTTAGAAATAGGTATTGGAACTGGATTAATTTCAATTGCATGTGCAAAAAAAGGGGCTAAAAAAGTCGTTGGAGTTGATATAAATCCTTATGCTGTAAAATTGGCAAAAGAAAATGCTAAGCTAAATAATGTTGATGTTTTATTTTTTGAAAGTGATTTATTCGAAAATGTTAATGGAAAATTTGACATCATCTTATTCAACCCCCCATATCTGCCAACCTCTGAGGATGATAAAATAAACAGCTACTTAAATTATGCATTTGATGGAGGAAAAGATGGGAGAGAAATTTTAGATAGGTTTATTTACAACTTACCAAACTATTTAAAAAAGGGAGGAGTGGCTCAAATTCTACAGAGTTCTTTAACTGGAGAAAAGGAAACAATAAATAAACTGAAATCTCTTGGTTTTAAAGTTGAAATATCTGCCCGTTTAAAAGTTCCATTTGAAGAACTTATAGTTATAAATGCATGGAGGTTATGA
- the sepF gene encoding cell division protein SepF, protein MLEKLKKLLDKKKGNLSAPAPVSIDDYLGEIEEIPITPAEEEKVTIKVCSIEDEKDAVNAIVMAEAGYIVIAKTPNLEKEIDDEFIEIIRKMRNEVAKFGGMLLALGDEHLLITPKNVIIEKLIKEKKEENNAMKENKKVKGEKEEKNG, encoded by the coding sequence ATGTTAGAAAAGTTAAAGAAGCTATTAGACAAAAAAAAAGGAAATCTTTCAGCACCAGCTCCAGTATCTATAGATGACTATTTAGGAGAAATTGAAGAAATTCCCATAACTCCAGCTGAAGAAGAAAAGGTAACAATAAAGGTTTGCAGTATCGAAGATGAAAAAGACGCTGTAAATGCCATAGTAATGGCTGAAGCAGGATATATCGTTATAGCAAAAACTCCCAACTTAGAGAAAGAGATTGACGATGAGTTTATTGAAATTATCAGAAAGATGAGAAATGAGGTTGCAAAATTCGGAGGAATGTTATTGGCTTTAGGAGATGAACATTTATTGATAACTCCAAAAAATGTTATAATAGAAAAACTTATTAAAGAAAAGAAGGAAGAAAATAACGCTATGAAAGAAAATAAAAAAGTAAAAGGAGAAAAAGAAGAGAAAAATGGATAA
- a CDS encoding ParA family protein: MKVITFSIAKGGTGKTIITANVAAALATRGKKILLIDGDIGSKSLSHLLNVKSNIFLADIIEEERPIKDAIIKTPINNIELLVVGKSLADYLKFDINILKRFKELGDYDYVFIDAPSTSSGVETYLALGLSDYFIPVLDYTAFGPSLQGAINTIVIGKNYLESIPAGFIINKAEDLPESVINDIKKILGLECISIIHKNSLVEQSYAKKEIVYLTSLDRKFAEEINKIVDALEKLKEVKERDIPKVIEKIKESTLL, encoded by the coding sequence ATGAAGGTAATCACATTCTCAATTGCAAAAGGTGGAACTGGAAAAACAATTATTACAGCAAATGTTGCAGCAGCTTTAGCAACCAGAGGTAAAAAAATCTTACTAATTGATGGAGATATAGGCTCAAAGTCTTTATCCCATCTTCTAAATGTGAAATCAAATATATTTTTAGCGGACATTATCGAAGAAGAACGCCCAATAAAAGATGCCATTATCAAAACTCCAATTAATAACATCGAATTATTGGTAGTTGGAAAATCACTTGCTGATTATCTAAAATTCGACATAAATATTTTAAAGAGATTCAAAGAGTTGGGGGATTATGATTATGTGTTTATAGATGCTCCATCGACATCAAGTGGTGTTGAAACGTACTTAGCTTTAGGTCTTTCTGACTACTTCATCCCAGTTTTAGATTACACTGCCTTTGGTCCAAGTTTGCAAGGGGCTATAAATACAATAGTCATTGGAAAGAACTATCTAGAAAGCATACCTGCAGGATTTATAATAAACAAAGCCGAGGATTTACCGGAGAGTGTAATTAACGATATCAAGAAAATATTAGGATTGGAGTGCATCTCCATAATCCATAAAAATTCTCTCGTAGAGCAATCTTATGCAAAAAAAGAAATAGTCTATCTAACCTCTTTAGACAGGAAATTTGCCGAAGAAATTAACAAAATCGTTGATGCTTTAGAAAAGCTAAAAGAGGTAAAAGAAAGGGACATTCCAAAGGTCATTGAGAAAATAAAAGAAAGTACATTACTATAA
- a CDS encoding CBS domain-containing protein: MIDILKNIKVKDIMTKNVITAKRDEGVVEAFEKMLKYKISSLPVVDDENKVIGIVTTTDIGYNLIRDRYTLETTIGDVMTKNVITIREDDNILEAIKKMDINGKKEEIINQLPVVDKNNKLVGIISDGDIIRTISKII, from the coding sequence ATGATTGATATCCTTAAAAATATAAAAGTAAAAGATATAATGACAAAAAATGTAATAACTGCAAAAAGAGATGAGGGTGTAGTAGAAGCATTTGAAAAAATGTTAAAATATAAAATTAGCTCTTTACCTGTAGTAGATGATGAAAACAAGGTTATTGGTATAGTAACAACAACTGATATTGGGTATAATTTAATAAGGGATAGATACACATTAGAGACAACAATAGGAGATGTGATGACAAAGAATGTAATTACAATACGTGAAGATGATAATATATTAGAAGCCATTAAAAAGATGGATATCAACGGAAAGAAAGAGGAAATTATTAACCAACTACCAGTAGTCGATAAAAATAACAAATTAGTTGGAATAATTTCAGATGGAGACATAATCAGGACTATCTCAAAAATTATATAA
- the mmp11 gene encoding methanogenesis marker protein 11 — MSVNYKSVIAMVDDALNLVEIVEEHPCPNGSEWVIYQYKRTSPLILSAWREGNKHHFVTKIGKEKLNLVPSLSAAGIEEVYVENNRVHIVYAGLAGGGVGTELRKGAKNVLEVNILEKGGGSKLGRAEVVTPKMEKVIIGIDDTDTKEEGATWVLAHEIGLEVEKNNLGYYLDHTIVQLYPGNPNKTQNCVSIALSFAVYPEYKYKLDKFIKKLLKERSLSDETAMAVYYGLFPSKSMKLFALKAKKEMVKIEEAKSIALRNNIKIIPINGEGGIIGAVAALGLAEHHSLAPKLCEDIKL; from the coding sequence ATGTCAGTAAATTATAAAAGTGTCATTGCAATGGTAGATGATGCCTTAAACCTTGTTGAAATAGTTGAAGAACACCCATGCCCAAACGGTAGTGAATGGGTTATCTACCAGTATAAAAGAACCTCTCCTTTAATATTATCAGCATGGAGAGAAGGAAATAAACACCACTTTGTAACAAAAATTGGCAAAGAGAAATTAAACTTAGTTCCTTCATTATCAGCTGCAGGGATTGAAGAAGTGTATGTAGAAAATAATAGGGTTCATATAGTTTATGCGGGATTGGCTGGAGGAGGAGTAGGAACTGAGCTAAGGAAAGGGGCTAAAAACGTCCTTGAAGTAAATATTTTAGAGAAAGGAGGGGGTTCAAAACTTGGGAGAGCAGAAGTTGTAACCCCAAAAATGGAAAAGGTTATCATTGGTATTGATGACACTGACACAAAAGAAGAAGGAGCTACTTGGGTTTTAGCACATGAAATTGGTTTAGAAGTTGAGAAAAATAACTTAGGTTATTATTTAGACCATACAATTGTTCAACTCTATCCCGGTAACCCAAACAAAACTCAAAACTGTGTCTCTATCGCTTTAAGTTTTGCTGTCTATCCAGAATATAAATATAAGTTAGATAAATTTATTAAAAAATTATTAAAAGAAAGAAGTTTATCAGATGAAACAGCAATGGCTGTTTATTATGGCCTCTTTCCTTCAAAGAGCATGAAATTGTTTGCATTAAAAGCTAAAAAAGAAATGGTCAAAATAGAGGAAGCAAAATCCATAGCTTTAAGAAATAATATAAAAATAATTCCAATTAATGGAGAAGGAGGGATTATAGGAGCGGTTGCTGCTTTGGGTTTGGCAGAGCATCACTCATTAGCTCCAAAGTTGTGCGAAGATATCAAATTATAA
- a CDS encoding winged helix-turn-helix transcriptional regulator has translation MSIFYVLGKKGTIEILYKIKEGVNSFTSIKNALDMEGCGVSTRTLAERLNELEEENLIQKDGSKYYLTKKGQEAIEIIEDIMKWEAKWKEAKIPKIIIGMLGDKER, from the coding sequence ATGTCAATCTTCTATGTTCTTGGAAAGAAGGGAACGATAGAGATATTGTATAAAATTAAGGAAGGTGTAAATTCTTTCACAAGCATAAAAAATGCTTTAGATATGGAAGGATGTGGGGTAAGCACAAGAACATTAGCAGAGAGATTAAATGAATTAGAAGAAGAAAATCTAATACAAAAAGACGGAAGTAAATACTATCTAACAAAGAAAGGACAGGAGGCAATAGAGATTATTGAAGATATTATGAAATGGGAGGCAAAGTGGAAAGAAGCAAAGATTCCTAAGATTATAATAGGAATGCTTGGTGATAAAGAGAGATAA
- a CDS encoding DUF483 domain-containing protein: MLKKLLYKIEKLRTGELEGFETLKEHIQSLDEFQYQNIVNRLKFQIEIVEKYKPKVRPAIDPVVSTELGIYRRLDDFEIGKLLDYPECCIKSFVEDVRVAIDREHLKEVEEMREELKNRGVYAIVLPSGFIPCSLKCEEAIKRGFIGYLTKEEFDKILELEKELKEKIKHWHFGYEDYYEKIII; this comes from the coding sequence ATGCTTAAAAAACTCTTATATAAAATTGAAAAATTAAGGACTGGAGAGTTAGAGGGATTTGAAACTCTAAAGGAACATATACAGAGCTTAGATGAGTTTCAATATCAAAATATAGTCAATAGATTAAAGTTCCAAATTGAAATTGTTGAAAAATACAAACCAAAGGTTAGACCAGCTATAGACCCAGTTGTATCAACAGAACTCGGAATTTATAGAAGATTGGATGATTTTGAAATAGGAAAGCTTTTAGATTACCCAGAATGCTGTATAAAATCTTTTGTTGAAGATGTTAGAGTGGCAATAGATAGAGAGCATTTAAAAGAAGTTGAAGAAATGAGAGAAGAGTTAAAAAATAGGGGAGTTTATGCCATTGTTCTGCCTTCAGGTTTCATTCCTTGCAGTTTGAAATGTGAAGAGGCAATAAAAAGAGGATTTATTGGATATCTAACTAAGGAGGAGTTTGATAAAATATTGGAGCTTGAGAAAGAGTTGAAAGAAAAGATTAAACACTGGCATTTTGGATATGAGGATTATTATGAAAAGATAATCATATAA
- a CDS encoding Nif3-like dinuclear metal center hexameric protein codes for MKAKEIIEFIESFAPKDLAIEGDNIGLQVGDDLNKEVKKLGIALDPSLSVIKKAKKEGVDFLFTHHPILKDPIRNFTGVIYKKLKILMENDIILYSAHTNLDICKNGLNDALAELYNLENPKPLYDNGLGRVGIFKGTFEEFLEITKKHIHENPIVVKSKEVGDNFRLAVLSGYGLSQSSIKYVAEKADVYLSGDLTHHSKILAEELGLVVVDATHYSTEVFGLKKFKEFLSSNLDLEIVSLDF; via the coding sequence ATGAAAGCTAAAGAAATTATAGAGTTTATTGAAAGCTTTGCTCCTAAAGATTTAGCTATTGAGGGAGATAACATTGGTTTGCAAGTTGGAGATGATTTAAATAAAGAAGTAAAAAAATTAGGCATTGCTTTAGACCCTTCACTATCAGTGATTAAGAAAGCAAAAAAAGAGGGAGTAGATTTTCTATTCACTCATCATCCTATATTAAAAGACCCAATAAGAAATTTCACTGGAGTTATTTACAAAAAATTAAAGATATTGATGGAAAATGATATCATCCTTTACTCTGCCCATACAAACTTGGATATCTGCAAAAATGGGTTGAATGATGCTTTAGCTGAACTTTACAATTTAGAAAATCCAAAACCATTGTATGATAATGGACTTGGGAGGGTTGGGATTTTTAAAGGAACATTTGAGGAATTTTTAGAGATAACTAAAAAACACATCCATGAAAATCCTATTGTTGTTAAAAGTAAAGAAGTAGGAGATAACTTTAGATTAGCCGTTTTATCTGGTTATGGTTTATCTCAATCATCTATAAAGTATGTTGCTGAGAAAGCAGATGTTTATCTTTCAGGAGATTTAACTCACCACTCAAAAATTTTAGCTGAGGAGCTTGGTTTAGTTGTTGTTGATGCTACGCACTACTCAACTGAAGTGTTTGGATTAAAAAAATTTAAGGAATTTTTATCTTCAAATTTGGATTTGGAGATAGTTAGCTTAGATTTTTAA